The Rubricoccus marinus nucleotide sequence CGGAGGGTGAGGGCATGCGTCTGGAAGAAGAAAAGGCCGCGATACACGCCAGAGGCCCCTGGCGGGGTCCCGACGCCAGCGCCGCGGCGGGCTATATTCGAAGGCAGGTGCGGCCCGCCGGTGATCGGCGCGCGGCCCCCTTCGTTTTCCTCCCGTCGGGCCGCAGGCCCCACCCCCCAGCACAGCGCTCGCCCCATGGGCAAGGTCATCGCGATCGCCAACCAGAAAGGCGGCGTCGGCAAGACGACGACGGCGGTGAACCTCGCGGCGAGCCTGGCCGCCATGGAGCACCCGACGCTCCTGCTGGACACGGACCCCCAGGCCAACGGCTCGTCCAGCCTCGGCGTGGACAGCCGGACCGTCGCCTCGTCCGTGTACGAGGTGCTGATGGGCAGCGTCAGCGTCGAGGACGCCGTGCTGCAGTCGGAGATGCCGTTTCTGGACCTCCTTCCAAGCCACATCAACCTGGTCGGCGCTGAGATCGAGATGATCGACCTCTATGAGCGCGAGCAGGTCCTTAAGAAGGCGTTGCTGCAGGCACGGCGGAAGTACGACTTCATCGTGATCGACTGCCCGCCCAGCCTCGGGCTGCTGACGCTGAACGCGCTGACCGCGTCGGACTCGGTCCTCATCCCGGTCCAGGCGGAGTACTTCGCGCTCGAAGGCCTCGGGCAGTTGCTCAATACGATCAAGATCGTGCGCCAGCACCTCAACCCCGATCTGGAGATCGAGGGCGTGCTGCTGACCATGTTCGACGGTCGCCTGCGCCTCTCCAACCAGGTCGCGAGCGAGGTCCGCCGCTACTTCGGTGACCGGGTGTTTGGCGCTGTGATCCAGCGCAACGTTCGCGTGAGCGAGGCTCCGTCCTTTGGCAAGCCGGTCCTGCTTTACGACGTGGTCTCTACCGGCACGCGCAACTACATGGCGCTCGCCGGCGAGGTCGTCAAAAACAACGGCCGCTACCTCGATGCGCCAGAGGCCGAGGAAGCCGACGAGAACGCGCCGCCGGTGCAGGCCCGCGTAGCCGAGCCCTCGCCGTCCACGCCGCCGCCGAGCGCCCGCAACCACACGCCTCTGGCGGCAACGCCCGCCGCGAGGCCCCTGCCGACACCCGTTCAGCCCCCGGCTCCGGTCGTGCCCCCCGCCACGCCCTTNNNNNNNNNNNNNNNNNNNNNNNNNNNCTCCGACTCCTCCGACTGATGGCCGCCAAGAAAGCCGCCCTGGGCAAAGGCCTAAGCGCCCTCCTCCCCTCCCAGCCCGGCGCCCCGGATGCCGAAGGCGAAGAAGGGCTGCCGCGCACGCGGCTCTACAACTTCGACGAACGCCAGAGGCTCGCCGGCCGCGTGGCCGACGTCGAGATCGACTCGATCCGGCCGAACCCGTACCAGCCGCGCAAGGACTTCGACGAGTCCGCCCTGGATGAGCTCGCGGACTCCATCCGCCAACTCGGCGTGATCCAGCCGCTGACGGTCCGCTCGACCGGCCGCAACCAGTTCGAGCTCATCTCCGGCGAGCGCCGCTTGCGCGCCAGCCGCCGCGCCGGGCTCAAGATGGTGCCCGCCTACGTCCGCGAGGCCACGACCGAGGAGATCCTTGAGATGGCCATCGTCGAGAACGTGCAGCGCGAGGACCTCAACCCGGTCGAGATCGCGCTCGGTTACCAGCGCCTAACCGAAGAGGTGGGCCTGACGCAGGAGCAGGTGGCGGAAAAGGTCTCCAAAAGCCGCTCGGCGGTTGCCAACACGCTGCGCTTGCTCAAGCTGCCACCGCGCGTTCAGGCGTCGCTGCGCGAGGGCACCGTTACCGCGGGCCACGCCCGGATGCTCGTCGCGTTGGAAGACGAAGACGCGCAGCTCGCGCTCCACCGCGAGATCGTGGACGACGGCCTGAGCGTCCGCGAGGTCGAGCGCCGCGTCCGCGCCATGCGGGACAGCGCCTCTGGCGCCGCGACCGAGCCGTCCCCGACGGCGGAGAAGGCCGCAGAAAAGACCGAGGCGCTCTCCTCGCGCGACAAGCTCCAGATCGAGAAGTACGAGTCCGACCTCCGCGAGCGGCTCGCCACCCAAGTCCAGATCCGCCACCGCGGTTCGGACGGCGCCGGCACCATCACGCTCTCCTACTACTCCCCCGAGGACCTGGAGCGCGTGATCGAGGCGCTGACGGGCCGCTAGCCCCGTGGCGGCCTCTGGCGAACGCCGCCGGCCCCGCAGCCTGTGGCGCGCGGGGCTCGCCGCTCTCCTCGTGTTGGCCGCTTCGCCTCTGGCGGCGCAGACGCCGGACTCCACGGCCACGCCAGAGGCCGACCTCACGCCTCGCCTCGTTCCAGCCGCGCCAGAGGCCAGCGTCGTGGTCGTGGACACGGCGGCCGTGGACACCCTTCGTACGCCGGGCCGAGCGCTCCGCCGATCCCTGCTCGCGCCGGGGTTGGGGCAGGTGTACAACGGGCAGGCGGAGAAAACGCCGTTCGTGATTGTGGCGCTGCTGGGGGCAGGCGCCTACGCGGCGTACAACCACGACCGCTACCTGCTCTACCGCCACGCGTTTCTCTACCAGTCCCGCGTGGAGGCGGGGATCACACCCAACGAGTTCGAGCGCTTCGCCGACGAATGGGTAGAGGCCGGCTCGCTCTCGGCCGTCACGCTCCGCAGCCTGCGCGAAAACGCCCGCTCCAGCCGCGACATCGCCATCGTGCTTACCGGCGCTGTCTACGCGCTCCAGGCGCTCGACGCGTACGTCTCGGCTCACCTCCAGGACTTCGACGTGGGCGAGGACCTCTCGCTGCACGTCGCGCCCGAGGCCTCTGGCGGCGTCACGCTCACGATGCGCCTCGGCCTGTAGCCCCTCGCGCGGGCGTTCGCGCCAGAGGCTCGCGCGGGAGAGAAAGGGGCCGCGGGGCCTCTGGCGGCCGGAAGCGCACCCGCGCGCGCACCGTTCTTGTGCTCTTGGCGAGCCGCGGACCCGGTCTGCACATGGTCCGACTATCTTGAACGGTCCCGCCTGTGGCCCCCCGGTCCTGCCATGTCCGCTCTCGCTCCCCGTCGCGATCCCGCCTCCGCCTCCACGGCGCCCAAAGCCATCTTCGAGAAGGCGCGCCAGTTCTTCGCGCCCGATGGCCGGTATATGCAGTCCAAGGCGGCTGGCGTGTACCCGTACTTCCGGCCGATCGAGGTCGCCGAAGGCACCCGCGCCGTCATCAACGGCAAGGAGGTCATCATGGCCGGGTCCAACAACTACCTCGGCCTCACGAACCACCCGGCGGTGGTCGAAGCCGCGCAAGCGGCCATCGAGAAATACGGCTCGGGCTGCACCGGCAGCCGGTTCCTCAACGGCACGCTGGACCTCCACATTGAATTGGAGGCCCGCCTTGCACGGTTCATGGGCACCGAGGCCTGCGTGCTGTTCTCGACGGGTTACATGACCAACCTCGGCGTGATTCAGTCCATCGCGGGACGCGGCGACTTGCTGTTCTCGGACAAAGACAACCACGCGTGCATCGTGGCTGGCACGCAAGTGGCCGCGGCGGAGACCGTCCGCTACCGGCACGACGACATGGCGCACCTCCGGCTTCTTTTGGAGAAGCACAGCGCGGAGCGCCCGAACGCCGGCAAGATCATCGTCACCGACGGCGTGTTCTCGATGTCCGGCACCATCGCGAACGTTCCTGGTCTGGTAGAGCTCGCCGAAGAGTTCGGCGCCGGCCTGATGCTGGACGACGCGCACGCCGTCGGCGTGGTCGGCCCCGGCGGCAAAGGCACGGCTGCGCAGTTCGGCCTGGTGGACAAGGTGGACTTCACGACGGGCACGTTCTCCAAGTCCTTCGCGAGCCTGGGCGGCTTCGTCGTCGGCTCGCACGAGAACATCGAGTACATCCGCCACACGGCGAGCGCGCACATCTTCAGCGCCTCCATGCCGCCCGCCAACGTCGCGACGGTCCTCGCCTGCCTCGACATTCTCGAAGCCGAGCCCGAGCGGCTCACGCGCTTGGACGAGGTCGCGAACAAGATGCGCGATGGCTTCCGCGCCAGAGGCTTCAACGTCTGGACCAGCCAAACGCCGATCATCCCGGTCGTTATCGGCGACCAGATGACATGCCTCCGGATGTGGGGCGACCTCCTCAAAGAAGGCGTCTTCGTCAACCCCGTCGTCCCGCCGGCCGTCCCTCGCGGGCAGTCGCTGATGCGCACCAGCTACATGGCGACGCACTCGGACGAGGAGTTGGACGAGATCCTGGACATCTTCCAGCGCGTCGGCATCCAGCACGGCGTTGTGACCAAGGACGGCAAGCCCGGCACCTTCATCTCCGACCACGGCGACGCCAGAGGTGAGGCCGTCCCGCCATCCCTGCAGGGATAGAGGAAGAGCGCCTCTGGCGCGATCCCGGTGTGAGCTCGGGGCGCCAGAGGCCTAGTTCGGCGGCTCGGCGAGGTCCGGGCTGTACGAGCCGCGGGGAGAGTCCGCCTCTGGCGAGGCGGCGAGGCGCGGCCGGGGGTCCAAGTCGTCGTGTTCGGGCTCCGCCGCGAGGATGAGGCGCGGCCCGCGGTCGTAGGTGAAGTAGCTGTAGGCCCAGTTGAGCAGAACCGAGATCTGGTTGCGGAAGCCCGCGAGCTTGACCACGTGGAGCCCCGCCCAGCCCAGCCACGCGAAAAAGCCCTTCATCGTAAAGCCGGACGGGAGTTCCAGGATTGCCGCGTTCCGCCCGATCGTCGCCATCATGCCGAGGTCGGTGTACCGGAAGGGCGTCGGTTCCAGACCGCGCAACGCGCGCTCGATCTCGCCAGCGGCGTGGATGCCTTGCTGGATCGCCACCTGGGCCACCTGAGGGTACAGATCCCCATTGGGATCGCTTGCGCCTGCGGCGTCGCCCACGACGAACACCCCGGGGTAGCCCGCCACGCGCAGCGAGTCGTCCACGACGGCGCGCCCCCCGCTCACCTGTTCTGTTCCAAGCGTGTCCACGAGCGGGTTGGCCCGCACGCCCGCGGCCCAGACCACGGTCTTCGCCGGGATCGACTCGCCAGAGGCGAGGTGCGCGGCCTCTGGCGTCACGCGCGAGACCTGCTGGTGGAGGCGCACGTCTACACCGCGGCGCTCCAGCGCTCGCTTGGTGTATGCCTGGAGGTTGGGGGCGTAGGCCTGCATAAGCGCGTCGCTCCCATCAAGGAGGATCACGCGGGCCTGCGACGTATCGAGCCCGGGGAAGTCCTCGTCCAAGACAGCAAACAGTTCCGTCAGCGCGCCCGCCGTCTCCACTCCCGTCGCCCCGCCGCCGACGACGACGAACGTGAGCACGCCAGAGGCGAGCAGCGACGGGTCCCGGTTGGCAGCCTCGAACTGGCGCAACACGTGAGAGCGGAGCGCGATGGCGTCCGGCACGTTTTTGAGTGGGAAGCCGTACTGCTGCGCGCCCTCTACGCCGTAATACGCCGTGCTGGCGCCCGGTGCGAGGATGAGGTAGTCGTACGGGACCGGGGGCCCCGGCTCCACCTCCAGCCTCTGGCGCGCGAGATCAACGCCCGTGACGGTCCCGAGGCGGAAGTCGACGTTTTTCTGGTTGTGGTAGAGGTGCCGCGCAGGTTGCGTGATGTCGTCCGAGTCCAGCCCGGCCGTGGCGACCTGGTAGAGCAGCGGCTGGAATTTGTGGTAGTTGTTGCGGTCGACGACGAGCACGTCCACGGCCTCGCGCTTGAGCGCTTTGACGGCCTCCATCCCTCCGTGTCCCGTTCCCACCACGACCACGCGCGGACGAGCTCCATCGGGGTGGCGTTCGAATCCTCGAATCGTTGGGCCTGGCATCGCTGCTACCTGCTGTGTCGCGCTGCTACGCCAGAGGCCTCTGGCGAGTTGGGCGTCCGAAGGCGGTTCGCGACGTGTTCACTGCGGGGCACCCGGGGGAACGCCGGTCCGCGGCATCGGGCAAACCCCGTTCGCGCCTCATTCACGGCCAGACACGCATCTTTATGCCGCACCGCGTCGTTGACTTGACATAATGCAGCAATCCACACCTAGCATGACGATCCGCAAGACTTTGGCCGCCGCCTGCGCGGCCGTTCCCGCCTTCCTGACCTTCGCCGTCTACACCGCTCGCCTGAGCGACTTCCAGCTCGACCTCAGTTCGGACGATCTCGACGGTCAGCTCCTCGCGCGCAACGACGACTAAGCCCGCCTCTGGCGAGCCTGTTGCGATGACGATTCCCGCCAGAGGCGCCTCGGTGCCTCTGGCGGCGTTGTATCTACGCTACGCCTCTGGCGGAGAGTCGATCTCGCCCTTGTGCCCGTGGTGGTCGCCGTGCTCCTTGACGTAGCGCTTGTTGTAGTCGCGCTCGTACTCCTCTTCGATCTCATGCTCGGAGATGTCCTCCGTTTGGGTCTGCACGCGGTCGAACGCGGCCACGTTGGTGTCGAGCGGTTCGTCCGGTTGCTCGTCTTCGAGGAAGAGCGACCCCGCTTGAGGTGGATCGTCGGCGGAAACGTCTTCGGGCGGGGTGTGCTGTTTGTCGGCCATGAGGAGCGTGAGAGATGAGGGGGCTTCTAACCCCTCCCCCTCGCGGAGGGTCCACACAGTGTCTCTCACCCCAGCGATCTGAGGTACCACGGCCTCTGGCGCCAGAGGCATTGCGGGCGTGCGGGGTCGCTGTCGTCCAGCGCTGGCCCGCGTCCCAAACGCAGCGCGCCCCCGCCAGAGGAGACTAGCGGGGGCGCGAGAAGAGAGAGGCGAATAGCCCCCAGCTCTACTTGATGAACAGCATCTCGCGATAGGTCGGCATCGGCCACAGGTCGG carries:
- a CDS encoding ParB/RepB/Spo0J family partition protein; the protein is LRLLRLMAAKKAALGKGLSALLPSQPGAPDAEGEEGLPRTRLYNFDERQRLAGRVADVEIDSIRPNPYQPRKDFDESALDELADSIRQLGVIQPLTVRSTGRNQFELISGERRLRASRRAGLKMVPAYVREATTEEILEMAIVENVQREDLNPVEIALGYQRLTEEVGLTQEQVAEKVSKSRSAVANTLRLLKLPPRVQASLREGTVTAGHARMLVALEDEDAQLALHREIVDDGLSVREVERRVRAMRDSASGAATEPSPTAEKAAEKTEALSSRDKLQIEKYESDLRERLATQVQIRHRGSDGAGTITLSYYSPEDLERVIEALTGR
- a CDS encoding DUF5683 domain-containing protein, translating into MLAASPLAAQTPDSTATPEADLTPRLVPAAPEASVVVVDTAAVDTLRTPGRALRRSLLAPGLGQVYNGQAEKTPFVIVALLGAGAYAAYNHDRYLLYRHAFLYQSRVEAGITPNEFERFADEWVEAGSLSAVTLRSLRENARSSRDIAIVLTGAVYALQALDAYVSAHLQDFDVGEDLSLHVAPEASGGVTLTMRLGL
- a CDS encoding aminotransferase class I/II-fold pyridoxal phosphate-dependent enzyme; this encodes MSALAPRRDPASASTAPKAIFEKARQFFAPDGRYMQSKAAGVYPYFRPIEVAEGTRAVINGKEVIMAGSNNYLGLTNHPAVVEAAQAAIEKYGSGCTGSRFLNGTLDLHIELEARLARFMGTEACVLFSTGYMTNLGVIQSIAGRGDLLFSDKDNHACIVAGTQVAAAETVRYRHDDMAHLRLLLEKHSAERPNAGKIIVTDGVFSMSGTIANVPGLVELAEEFGAGLMLDDAHAVGVVGPGGKGTAAQFGLVDKVDFTTGTFSKSFASLGGFVVGSHENIEYIRHTASAHIFSASMPPANVATVLACLDILEAEPERLTRLDEVANKMRDGFRARGFNVWTSQTPIIPVVIGDQMTCLRMWGDLLKEGVFVNPVVPPAVPRGQSLMRTSYMATHSDEELDEILDIFQRVGIQHGVVTKDGKPGTFISDHGDARGEAVPPSLQG
- a CDS encoding NAD(P)/FAD-dependent oxidoreductase, which translates into the protein MPGPTIRGFERHPDGARPRVVVVGTGHGGMEAVKALKREAVDVLVVDRNNYHKFQPLLYQVATAGLDSDDITQPARHLYHNQKNVDFRLGTVTGVDLARQRLEVEPGPPVPYDYLILAPGASTAYYGVEGAQQYGFPLKNVPDAIALRSHVLRQFEAANRDPSLLASGVLTFVVVGGGATGVETAGALTELFAVLDEDFPGLDTSQARVILLDGSDALMQAYAPNLQAYTKRALERRGVDVRLHQQVSRVTPEAAHLASGESIPAKTVVWAAGVRANPLVDTLGTEQVSGGRAVVDDSLRVAGYPGVFVVGDAAGASDPNGDLYPQVAQVAIQQGIHAAGEIERALRGLEPTPFRYTDLGMMATIGRNAAILELPSGFTMKGFFAWLGWAGLHVVKLAGFRNQISVLLNWAYSYFTYDRGPRLILAAEPEHDDLDPRPRLAASPEADSPRGSYSPDLAEPPN